In Maniola jurtina chromosome Z, ilManJurt1.1, whole genome shotgun sequence, the genomic window AACAGCacttcaattaaaataaaagaaataaaaactgtAGGTCTATAACGGAAAGGTTTCGGCACCCAAAAGAAGAAAGCAGGCAAGtgtcgccattttgtttttaaacattATTACAAGTCACACGCGATAATAATTCATAAGTTTAAGCCAAATAGACAAGTGACAACTCATCTTTCAGCGACAAATGCACCCCGCTCCACCTCGGGTAAAAGCAACTGTTGCATTTTTCATCGTACTTACTCCCTAATCGCAACTGCACAATTGCGTCATCAGTAGTCGACGCTTACCACAGTCTACAAATATACCAGTAAGTCAAACTAATAAATTGCACAACCTGACTTATCAAAAACTAGCGATgattacaatagaatagaatagaatagaatagaatacaatagaatagaactgaacagattagaatagaatagaacagaacagaatagaataaatttttattcaagtagacttttacaagtgcttttgaatcatcaaaataatttactactggttcggaatgccgttcctaccgagaagaaccagaaaagaaactcggcggttgctcttttcaactttTATTAAAGAACTGGAACTCAATCTAATCTTCGGAAAAGGAAGCGAAGAGATTGTTGTGATGTTCTCTCTGAACTAAATAACTTTCGTACGGAAATAGTATCTTTACTGGACACACATCACAAATTGTTGCGTGTGAAATCTCGACAATGAAAGGTCAGATTGATGATATTAAAGactaacaaaatattaatagaGCAAAATAACATGAAAGCTAACATCTTAGAGCTCAAAAAACATAATATGATCATCGGTCACAAAGTCTCAGATATCTAACCTTGAGAGTTGAgactgatataaaaaaaaacttgaaatcaACCCACCTAATGCCGCTACATCTGACGTTTTCGCTAACGAAAAAATAATTGCTGAATTACAAGAAAGAGCTGACAggatcaaaatattattaattttctgaacTAAAGCGATATGAATGTTGCTCAAGAGACTTCTGAGTATAGTCCCTAAAAGTCACAAAATCATGAAAAGTCTTCGTCTTGGTAAATTCATTCCAGGAAAAACTAGCCCACTAAAAGTTATAGAAGCGAGTCCCCAAAAAGTGGAAGAAATCTTACGAAATAGAAAATAGTAAACTAttcaaaaaagttaaaatatactAGGATCAGACCCCAACTCAAAAGAGCATAATCAAAGAACTCAGCCAAGAACTAAATCGTCGTAAAGACAATGGTGAACAGAATTTAATTATCAAGTACGTCAAAGGCACACCCAGAATTGGACGAAAACAGCCAAAAAACTGAATTTACTAGGACCATCAGATACACAGAGTTACTCTGACGAAACAATAACTTACCAGATTTGCCATACTTATCAGGATCTTCTGACTTCTAAGTCGAACCTAAACTTATTTTATGCAAACTTTCGAAGTATTTGTAGAAAAGGGAAATTTGATGAATTAAAATGCATATTGAAATATAACATGcatattaataaaaactactCATTCACACGAATTCACACGCATATCATCTTCACTAAAATACACAAAGTGCAAAATAGAAGCAGTCGTAGATCACATCTTACTCCCACAAACACGTACTTGCCAAGGAAGCAACATAAAATTTGCAGGAGTACAACTGTATGTTATTTATTGTATGTTACTTAGCGTTGTATAAAAACAATTCTATTGTATGGCTATTGAAATTTACAATAAGTTGCGAAAAGATTTAATTGATCTACCTATGCACAAATTTGAAAATAAGATAACTGACTGGTTAATGATCCGCCAATTCTATTTTGTTGgagaatatttaaataaattttaagacttaagaaatgtttatttttaacatatgTTTATATTAGACATATTTATTTCATCACTCGAAAATTTAATTACTAGACTAGTATGACTAGtatatagttttattgtattattacaTGACGTAAGGTAGAATTCGGTAGAACCTAAATGGTATTAAGATCTGTACTGAACTAACCCAAGTTCGCAATAAagatatttgtattttgtattttatttttataaattatctaAGGAGGTGAAGAACGCGAACTCGTtcaacatattttaaaaaaaaaacaaaaaaaaaaacacatagtTCACCATataaattttcttaattaaatttACTGTTATACTGTTCCAACTACGCTGTGGCAACGATCTCGCATTCGTCCAAGATGGAGTGATATTGTGAAACTTTGAGGGTGTATTGAaaattatattacctacctatgaaaTATTGCTAAATGGTTACTTGTTAACTGGTAAATTGTATGTTAAGTGAGTTGTAGAGTAAGTTGTAGTAATAACATGATTGCCGAACAAACGAATACTTATGTGTTAGGGTGGTCCTTATTcctaagaagaaaaaaaaaattactttaatttCGCGGGGCACCACGTTATTTGATTATATACCATTAGAAagtatttcagtattttttttgaatttcttaaatgACATTTAGAGGTCGCTACCAaggtttgaattttaaataaaaactcaaaatctGTATTTGTtagattcttttatttttatagccgggacataaaaaatattaaaaaaatattgttgttgttatgaattaagatattatgtagatatttgaatcatttattttttagatatgCATGCGCACAAGCCAATTTTTAAGTTACGAGTATTATGACGTTAGTGCGCACGTGAAGCCCCGTTCATGGCAGCGACAACTCGTTGGTGGGTTGAGTTTAAAATAGTGAAATCGTTTCCACAGATGAaggaaatataattattataaagtaaagtgTGACATAactttgttaatttttcaattttctagtttcttatatAGTTTATAAACGCACGAAGTTGCATAATTTGCcctaaaatagatatttttcaagggtcataactttcaaaataaatataatttttctaaatttattattttagggcatGGATAATGGAGAGATATATGTATGGAGAGTATAATGTGGCTTAGTAATAGATCtagaataacaaataataatagaataataggcgtaatacgttgATATGAAGGAGTGCTTATGGcttatgtttttgtttgtatGATCGGTCCAAATCTCGACGCGTCGGTACAGATGAGAGGTGAAGGGGAGACAGGGCAAGAACCGATTGTCTATGTGAGCGCGTAAAATGTAATATAAACACCTAAATGAAACCATAATTTGAGCTGTCCTTCAAcgctttttgtaaaaaatttgaCAGCTGGTAGCGACCTCTAAATCttatcaaaacaaaaaacaaaaaagcttatttaatatttagagGTATATAATCAAATGAGAAAGTGCCCCGGGGATAATTCAAAAGTCGAAAAATAAGGACCACCCTATTATGTAtactaatgaataaaattggaggtctgtctgtaatttcgaaataataataatatgtacaccgatgtctccaaaatttcccatttaaaatttaaagacATGTAACTTACGTTGGCACCGGACAGTGCAACTTCCTCCTTCCCAAGCGTTTGGTGTCAAAACTTTAAGCTACTGAGACGGTCACTTGCGGGGGTGGTGAGGCGAAGTAAGTTATTCTAAGAAATCAACAGAGCCAAAGGTCTGTGAGACCCCTATGTCCACACTTAAAGGTTAAACCAAAACAGTTTCCCAAGTTATAGTCCCAAGTATAGCATATTAGTTGAGAAGGAATAGTTGGATATATCAGTAATCatgtggtgtggtgtggtgtgtgtgGTGTGGCGTTGTGTGGTATCACTTACATGATAACGCCGAGGCTCCACCAGTCGGCCTGGGGACCGTATCCGGTCTGCAAGAACACCTCGGGCGCGATGTAGTCAGGCGTGCCCACGGTGGAGTAGGCGAGCGCGCGCCGGTTGCGCTTCCAGGACTCGGCGCGCCGCTTGGAGTCCAGCGCGGAGGACGACGTGGACACGGAGAAGAAGTTGAAGTCGGAGGGCGTGGCGCGCGACAGGTCGCGGTAGAAGTCCGTGCGGTGGCTCTTCTTGAGCCCCGTGCACAGGCCGAAGTCGCTCAGCTTGATGTGTCCGCGCGCGTCCAGCAGCAGGTTGTCGGGCTTAATGTCCCTGCGGAGCGAGGGGCGATGGTTACAGTGACGCAAGGGGGGAGGGGGAGGGGCGACCTTGCGCTATGGTCGACACACTCACCTATGGATGAAGCCCAGCCGGTGGATGCTGTCGATGGCCAACGCCGTCTCGGCCACGTAGAACTGCGCGCACTCCTCGCTGAGCGTGTCCTTCTTCATGAGCAGCGTCATCATGTCGCCGCCAGGCAGGAACTCCATGATGAGGTACAGGTTCATGGGGTCCTGAAAGCTGTAGTACATCTTCACCACCCACTGGTGGTCGGCCTCCACCAGCACGTCGCGCTCGGCGCGCACGTGCGCCACCTGTTCCTTCTCCAGCATGTCGGCCTTGCGCAGGATCTTCATGGCATACACGTGGCCCGTGTCCTTCTTCTGCACGAGCCGCACCTCGCCGAACGCGCCACGCCCGATCACCTTGAGCGGCTCAAAGTCTTCGACGCCGAGGCGCGAGCGCTTGAGCCGCAGGAACTCCGTCTCTTTCTGGGCATGCTGCTGGCGCTTTTCAGCGCGCTGCGCCTCGCTCAGCGCCTCATCTTTGAGCGACTCCTCGAGCTTGTGCAAGCGCTGTTGTCGCTCCAAGTGCTGCGCGATGAGGTTGGTGTAGAAGTTCTCCAGCGTCACCTTGGCCTTGGTGGCCTTGTCCAGCGTGTGGCCGCTGAAGCGCACGCTGTCCGCGCCCGTCATCTCCAGCGCCCCTGCAACCACATCTGCATCGCCATAACACAAACCATCTACCGCTCGTATTACTGATCATTACTTCCAGTGCGTCAAAACAGAAACAATCTCATCATATATAAACTTTGGACTTGGCTTTAAAAGGCGTTAGACACGTTCGTTGTATAAAGTAAACGTGTTTAACGTcacctaaatattttttgtgaaaagaCTGATAACAGGAAAAAGATTATCTCagtcctatttaaaaaaaaataggtacacatctatttttttttaaatatatttaaaagaaatcCTCTAATTTATGTCAGAGTCCTTTTCGCTTTTTTCAAATTGCGTgctacttttattatttaattaaatttaaaacaagtttattgtaacaaaattacaaagacaaattatttgtttatttttactatattaCACCTAAAATTTTTATCAAAGTTACACATATTTATTCTTATAATAAACTTCCGATCAATATTAtgaagtataattttattaaaatttacagcattttttttttgtttttatttatggaATTTTTAGCAACTTTTGAAAAGTCAAGAAATGTCTGgcattttttgtttgaaatcagtaggtacctccagtgtttctttctttatttgcatttctGTTATCTGCTCCGATGCCAAGCATTCCAAGCAAGAGAGACTGCATACTATAGTTTGAACCTATTTACTCGCAAGTAGATGGGTGAGAGTTAGTGaaggaaaatccgaaaattCTAAATGCTGCAGCATTTAGAATTTTCGGATAAGGAGCAGACTAATGTGTGTCCTCAAAGAGACCTTTAAACGATCAGTTGTACAAGTTGCAAGAGTGCACATTTCGGAGCCTTATTCATTTCATTATCCCCATCTTCAATATGATGTTCAACCTAtaaccagcccactactgagcgtgAGTTACTAACTTCGATTTCTGTTCGTGGAGTTACgatatgattatgattacaCCATCTAAATTGAGGTACATATCAACATATTGTTCATGATTTACGACGAGATCAAAACAATGACATCATAGCTTTGCACTAGAGCTGTTTGTTCATCCAATCAGTGCCAATAAGCATTCGCGGGTGACTCTGCGTCGATTCGTCCGTGGAACGAGAAAACTGCGATTCTATACTCGCTAACACTACGGCCTGGACACTTatactcagtgatcatcactgaatgaaagccatcaagctcatttgacatttatttttaatctattaaAGGTTGGCTACTAAAAATGGTTTTTACATCGCTTAGTGAAGTAGCAGTTTAGAACTaaacaatgtcaaatgagtttcaTGGCTTTCActtagtgatgatcactgagtgcGAATTATCCCGCCAGATAGAGAGAGCGTTTCTGCTGTCGACACGAACGGATGTCTCACTAATCATACGACGGTAACCATGCTCCATACATTATTCCTTCAAAATATGCGCTCATCATAAAAACATAGTTCGCTTCTCCGCCAATCAAAATCAATGACACATTCGAGAAACAGACAATGTAAGTctatggtttgccagatttgGGTAAAAATATCCAGATTTATAATTACatagatttaaatatttgtatgtatatttttataattacaaactaaatattataatgaagtttctagaaaatatctacaaaatttcactgcctttgattggttaatattcaaataagagcCAAACTACATTTGTTTAGAGCGCAGTACAGTTATTCGTACGCTTAAACTTGTATAAGTCAGAGTAAGTTGTCACCATCGTCTGGTTTAGTGGTTGCTAATGATTTGCGCCTTTACGTTGAGTCAAAACAAAAGCAACTTACCCGGGGGCTGGGGCGCTGGCGCGAGCGTGTCAGGGGCCACCGTAGTGCCCGGGTTGCTGTTCCCCCAAGACACGGCTCACTCTGCAAAACAAACGCGGGGCAAGTGAGATTTGCGTCTTGGCGTAGCAGAGACAATTAACATTAGTAGATCTCTGGCATTTCATTTATAccaattagatgatgcccgcgacattatcacttttaaaaatcccgcgggactCCGGGATATATCATAAATCATACCACAGGGCTGATTTGTTcgaacttatttaaaaattcgccACAAACATTGACCGTATCCCGAATAGTGTGGCCAGTTAGTCAATTTGCCGAATGCTGAACTACCTAAAATTTGATTTCTCTCTCTCGAATCATCTCCCCATACCATTAAATTAATGGAGTTGTGTCATTAgcaaataacaattaaatattgcAGCACAGAAATCCTCGTTCGGCTTGCTTCCGCACACGGTCCGTGCGCGTCGCCGAGTCGAGAGGAGGTGTTGGCGGAACTTGAGGCCAGGGGCCAAGAGACTAACAGCGTCGCTGTGGTCACGCTAAGTGACGCGCACAAAACGCTGGTGACCTCGCAGTTCGGACTAAGGAAAATGGAAAGTAATAGTGTCGCACCGTACGCGGCGTCGGCGATCAAAATAAAAGGTTGTTGGTCGATTCTTACCCAGGGTAAAAATTAAGAATCACATGTGAAGTGGCAATGTGATAGAACCAAGAAACGGCTCATATTGGACAAATACTACAAGGTAAACTCAAAGAACACAGAAATTAAACTGGCCCAAGAAACAATAGAAATATTATTCTGACAGATCCAAAACCAAAACTGGCACAGGTGCTGGTGCCATTGCCAAGTACTTAACATGATAATAAGTCACACACTTGGTAAGGGcaactctattttttttaaggaGAGTGTGTAGGTATCACAACATACATCCAGATGACTACAGACAAAAATTACGTTTTATTAATTTGCTTTATTgctatataaatattaatgcaTCCTCAGATACGAAATTTCAAAATATGCATTCAATGAACTGTGCAGTTACAATTATACTATAAATATAGATTTATATAGATATATTAgattaataacaattattatcaccattacatcattatcttacaaatccaacaagtgACAACCAAAAGTGTCcaatttttaatgaatttgaCTTTGATATAGTAAATTAGAAAAATGCTTTCATTGTTATTGACTTCATTGAGATTGTGTAAATGAACAGGAatcattatattaatatatatagAGCTATTCCTGCTGATTCACTTACTGattcactcactcactcattgatcaaaattttgtataaattttttttttcagtgacaATTTCATATAGAAGGCAAAAATCTTTAAGAACAAAaatatggagagagctgatgattgatgATTTCGGAGATGAGTGAGGAGCAGATAAAAAAGCAATATGATTAATACTAataagataataaaatttatttaatcaatccACACAGATCTcaattctgatttgatcatgtagaaaAACTCAAAGCATTGCACTCTCTGATAGATTTTGGAGTTCCAAAGTGTGGAATGGTA contains:
- the LOC123880356 gene encoding serine/threonine-protein kinase tricornered, encoding MTGADSVRFSGHTLDKATKAKVTLENFYTNLIAQHLERQQRLHKLEESLKDEALSEAQRAEKRQQHAQKETEFLRLKRSRLGVEDFEPLKVIGRGAFGEVRLVQKKDTGHVYAMKILRKADMLEKEQVAHVRAERDVLVEADHQWVVKMYYSFQDPMNLYLIMEFLPGGDMMTLLMKKDTLSEECAQFYVAETALAIDSIHRLGFIHRDIKPDNLLLDARGHIKLSDFGLCTGLKKSHRTDFYRDLSRATPSDFNFFSVSTSSSALDSKRRAESWKRNRRALAYSTVGTPDYIAPEVFLQTGYGPQADWWSLGVIMYEMLIGYPPFCSESPQETYRKVMSWRESLTFPPEIPISEEARETILRFCSEPDRRLGSQRGIEDVKLVGFFRGVDWSHVRERPAAICVDVRSIDDTSNFDDFPDVKLEIPSAPISSEGEVAYKDWVFINYTFKRFEGLTQRGTPNKK